One Rosa chinensis cultivar Old Blush chromosome 5, RchiOBHm-V2, whole genome shotgun sequence genomic region harbors:
- the LOC112167663 gene encoding 60S ribosomal protein L10a, producing MSKIQSNSLREAISIIKAASKEKSHKLTETTKLQIGLKNYDPQKDKRFSGSVKLPHIPRPKMKVCMLGDAQHVEEAQKIDLEYMDVEALKKLNKNKKLDKELAKKYHASLASEVVIKQTPRLLGPGLNKACWYKSHVFSADCFGKRLVRT from the exons ATGAG TAAGATTCAGAGTAATTCTCTTAGGGAGGCTATTTCTATCATCAAGGCCGCTTCCAAGGAAAAGAGTCATAAGTTGACAGAAACTACAAAACTTCAGATTGGGCTGAAAAATTATGATCCCCAAAAGGACAAGCGTTTCAGTGGTTCCGTTAAGTTGCCACACATTCCTCGTCCAAAGATGAAGGTCTGCATGCTTGGAGATGCTCAGCATGTTGAAGAG GCTCAGAAGATCGATTTGGAGTACATGGATGTAGAAGCGCTGAAGAAGttaaacaagaacaagaaattgGATAAGGAACTGGCTAAAAAGTACCATGCCTCTTTAGCATCAGAAGTTGTTATCAAGCAGACTCCCCGTCTTTTGGGTCCtggtctcaacaaggcatgttGGTACAAGAGCCATGTTTTTAGTGCTGATTGCTTTGGTAAAAGGCTGGTTCGTACATAA